The proteins below are encoded in one region of Arenibacter algicola:
- a CDS encoding FG-GAP repeat domain-containing protein, whose amino-acid sequence MFLTCTTVSYSQSANETLIRLQYKDTTTTKDLAVGLWANPLPMDYDQDGDIDLIISCTDVPFNGTFLFKNSTKDQNVNPIFDAPIKIGDGMRNVAISYVDGEPRVLGVGLEYDNFRRYGYTRPIGLYQASELLDLYKERFSDWKYVDYDNDGDMDLIVGIDDWSEYGWDNAFNEKGEWTNGDLRGYLYLLTNDQGKYRNDGKILAGNQPIDVYGNTTPNMADFDGDGDLDIICGEFVNRFTYFENTGSRENPSYDKGRFLENASGILEMDLEMMRPVALDWNNDNHIDLVVGDEDGRVVFIENTGTVKENMPIFKSPIYIQQKSQNLKFGALVTPFSVDWDDDGDEDLICGNSAGYIGFIENLDGGTNPDFKEPVYLEADGEVIRIMAGNSGSIQGPAERKWGYTTLTVADWDGDGLKDIVLNSIFGKVEWYKNIGTTGAPKLMKMGGVKVAWEKNKVPKPAWNWWNPEKEELATQWRTTPYAIDWNKDGLMDLVMLDHEGYLTFFERFKKRGKLYLKPGQRIFKNADGTMGNDLLRLTEREAGGSGRRKIQFTDWDGDGDLDLLANSENIEWYENIGETNGNTIFKKRGNLVNTKLAGHTTSPTVVDWDKDGKPNLLIGAEDGHFYYLMH is encoded by the coding sequence ATGTTCTTAACATGTACAACTGTTTCCTACAGCCAGTCCGCTAACGAAACATTAATACGATTACAATACAAGGACACTACCACTACCAAGGATCTGGCAGTTGGACTTTGGGCCAACCCATTACCCATGGATTACGATCAAGATGGAGACATAGATCTGATTATTTCCTGTACCGATGTACCCTTTAATGGCACCTTTTTATTCAAGAATAGCACCAAGGACCAAAACGTAAACCCCATATTTGATGCCCCTATTAAAATTGGTGACGGAATGCGTAACGTGGCCATCTCCTATGTAGATGGGGAACCAAGGGTCTTAGGAGTGGGCTTGGAATATGACAATTTCAGAAGATATGGATATACCAGACCTATTGGGCTTTACCAGGCATCTGAACTGCTGGATCTATACAAAGAACGATTTAGCGACTGGAAATATGTTGATTATGACAATGACGGGGATATGGACCTTATCGTTGGTATAGATGACTGGAGTGAATATGGCTGGGATAACGCCTTTAATGAAAAAGGGGAATGGACCAATGGAGACCTTAGGGGTTACTTATATTTATTGACCAATGACCAAGGAAAATATAGGAACGATGGAAAAATATTGGCCGGAAACCAACCTATTGACGTATACGGCAATACTACGCCCAATATGGCCGATTTTGATGGCGATGGGGATCTGGATATAATATGTGGCGAATTTGTAAACCGATTTACCTATTTTGAAAACACCGGTAGTCGTGAAAACCCCTCCTACGACAAAGGTAGATTTCTGGAAAATGCATCCGGTATACTAGAAATGGATTTGGAAATGATGCGGCCCGTGGCCCTAGACTGGAACAATGACAACCACATCGACCTAGTGGTGGGTGACGAAGACGGGAGGGTTGTATTTATTGAAAATACTGGTACCGTAAAGGAGAATATGCCCATTTTTAAATCGCCCATATACATTCAGCAGAAAAGCCAAAATCTAAAATTTGGAGCCTTGGTTACCCCGTTCAGCGTTGATTGGGACGATGACGGGGACGAGGATTTGATTTGCGGCAATTCAGCTGGCTATATTGGTTTTATTGAGAATTTGGACGGGGGAACAAACCCCGATTTTAAAGAACCTGTCTATTTGGAAGCAGATGGGGAAGTGATTAGGATAATGGCAGGAAACAGCGGTTCCATCCAAGGTCCGGCCGAACGTAAATGGGGTTATACCACACTCACAGTTGCCGATTGGGACGGTGACGGACTAAAGGATATAGTACTGAATTCTATCTTTGGCAAAGTGGAATGGTACAAAAATATTGGAACCACAGGCGCTCCCAAATTAATGAAAATGGGAGGTGTTAAGGTGGCCTGGGAGAAAAACAAGGTTCCAAAACCAGCTTGGAACTGGTGGAATCCAGAAAAAGAGGAATTGGCCACCCAATGGAGAACAACACCATACGCCATAGACTGGAACAAGGACGGACTAATGGATTTGGTTATGTTGGATCACGAGGGTTATTTGACGTTTTTTGAAAGGTTCAAAAAGCGAGGTAAACTTTATTTAAAACCCGGACAACGCATCTTTAAAAATGCGGATGGCACCATGGGCAACGATTTGCTTCGCTTAACGGAGCGGGAAGCCGGTGGAAGTGGCCGAAGAAAAATTCAATTCACGGATTGGGACGGGGACGGAGACCTTGACCTTTTGGCCAATAGTGAGAATATTGAATGGTACGAGAATATAGGGGAAACCAACGGAAATACCATCTTTAAGAAAAGAGGCAACTTGGTCAACACCAAATTGGCCGGTCATACTACCAGTCCAACCGTGGTGGATTGGGATAAGGACGGGAAACCTAATTTGTTGATCGGAGCTGAGGACGGACATTTTTATTATTTAATGCACTAG
- a CDS encoding site-specific integrase: MRSNSTLAVLIFTRDITYNPEKLTIYARITIDGRRAEISLKRYTSVNVWDVSKGRVIGTSQKARLLNSYLDEVYVQIMEAHRQLLQEGKVITAQSVKARFLGQDEQHKTLMELVEYHNSTMVSVLKYGTMKNYYTTERYLIKFLRDKFNTADINLIQLNYRFIVDFEQYLRNYRPEKKRRTCSNNGTMKHLARLMKMINLALKLEWLEKDPFTKFKLNFHKHNRSYLSERELQLVEETTFKGDGYEKVRNVFIFSCYTGLSYIDVKELMQEQLVMGIDGNYWLHTQRAKTNEMVKIPLLPKAIAIIEKYKDEMTCISNGKLLPVLSNQKINSYLKVIMKACGIHKNITFHAARHTFATTVTLSNGVPIETVSKLLGHTKLTTTQIYARVLEKKVGEDMHNLMSILEHKEQQRIF; this comes from the coding sequence ATGCGCAGCAACAGCACTTTAGCAGTACTTATTTTTACCCGGGACATTACTTATAATCCCGAAAAACTCACTATTTATGCCCGGATTACCATCGATGGAAGGCGTGCGGAAATTAGTTTAAAACGTTACACCTCGGTGAATGTTTGGGATGTTTCCAAGGGAAGGGTCATTGGAACATCACAAAAGGCCCGACTATTAAATAGCTATTTAGATGAGGTATATGTGCAGATTATGGAGGCACATAGGCAATTACTCCAGGAAGGAAAGGTTATTACTGCACAGTCCGTAAAAGCAAGGTTTTTAGGTCAAGACGAACAACACAAAACATTGATGGAATTGGTGGAGTATCATAATAGTACTATGGTTTCGGTGTTGAAATATGGCACCATGAAAAATTACTATACTACCGAACGCTATTTAATAAAGTTTTTGAGGGATAAGTTCAATACTGCGGATATTAATTTGATACAACTGAATTACCGGTTTATAGTCGATTTTGAACAATATCTAAGAAATTACCGGCCTGAAAAGAAAAGGCGTACCTGTAGCAATAACGGAACGATGAAACATCTGGCAAGATTGATGAAAATGATCAACCTTGCGCTAAAATTGGAATGGTTGGAAAAAGATCCTTTCACAAAATTTAAACTAAATTTTCATAAGCACAATAGGTCTTATCTTTCAGAAAGAGAGTTGCAATTGGTTGAGGAAACTACTTTTAAAGGGGATGGATATGAGAAAGTTCGCAATGTCTTTATTTTTTCATGTTATACCGGCTTGTCCTATATCGATGTCAAGGAACTTATGCAGGAACAATTGGTAATGGGTATAGATGGTAACTATTGGCTGCATACTCAAAGGGCAAAGACGAATGAAATGGTAAAAATTCCATTACTTCCTAAAGCGATAGCCATTATAGAAAAGTATAAAGATGAAATGACTTGTATTTCAAATGGCAAATTACTTCCGGTGTTAAGTAATCAAAAAATAAACAGTTATTTAAAAGTGATAATGAAGGCTTGTGGTATACATAAGAATATTACTTTTCATGCAGCGAGGCATACTTTTGCCACAACTGTGACACTTTCTAATGGTGTGCCAATTGAAACTGTTTCCAAATTGTTGGGGCATACGAAACTTACCACCACACAAATTTATGCTAGAGTCCTCGAAAAGAAAGTAGGGGAGGATATGCACAATTTGATGTCCATACTCGAACACAAGGAGCAACAAAGAATCTTCTAA